One genomic region from Lycorma delicatula isolate Av1 chromosome 9, ASM4794821v1, whole genome shotgun sequence encodes:
- the LOC142329733 gene encoding cadherin-related family member 1-like, whose translation MVNSTLDHQTAAVIILTVQARDKNAVENVDEQITKVEVTVYIQAYNELNPNFTVGSWSPSDPTIRVSEPEEKPVGSIVLVLSAIDSVNNLPISTFVPSTRLPSGFAVHTSGNIELTERLDFENMENKTLSFRVQALSDDQQRVSVALVLLIVEDINDHTPQFLEQKYHGSVIEGANKGTPVLTVKATDGDLARTPQGFGDIRYSLTVSPVNVMLDCLILILLLVKLRKLHEAKARLHHLQELLNLVE comes from the exons ATGGTTAATTCAACTTTAGACCATCAAACTGCTGCAGTTATAATACTTACTGTTCAAGCGAGAGATAAAAATGCAGTTGAAAATGTTGATGAACAAATTACCAAAg TTGAAGTAACAGTATATATTCAAGCATATAATGAATTGAATCCAAACTTTACTGTTGGTTCATGGTCACCTAGTGATCCTACAATTCGAGTGTCTGAACCTGAAGAGAAACCGGTTGGTTCTATAGTATTAGTTTTATCAGCTATtgattctgtaaataatttaccgATATCTACATTTGTACCATCTACTAGATTACCATCAGGTTTTGCAGTGCACACGTCTGGTAACATTGAATTGACTGAAAGATTGGATtttgaaaatatggaaaataag ACGTTGAGTTTTCGAGTGCAAGCTTTATCTGATGATCAACAAAGAGTATCTGTAGCTCTAGTATTATTAATAGTTGAAGATATTAATGATCATACTCCACAATTCTTAGAAcag AAATACCACGGTTCAGTTATAGAAGGTGCTAATAAAGGAACACCTGTATTGACTGTTAAAGCAACTGATGGTGATTTAGCTAGAACTCCTCAAGGATTTGGTGATATTCGTTATTCGTTAACTGTTTCACCAGTTAACGTTATGCTGGATTGTTTGATATTGATTCTATTACTGGTGAAATTAAG